The segment TCTCTGCTAGCGGTGTCACGGGGATGCAGTAACACACTTATTGCTCTCCGCAAACAGCCAAACAAACGAAAAGGGTTATCAAGTCATATTACAATCCCACATCCCATAACTTttatactatttaattaagGCTCTGGTCTTGCGGCCCCTGCTTCGACTTCTCTGTCTTCTGCTATAACTCCCccctgcttcttctccttctttccCCCTCCCCGCCCTTCTCTCTTTTAGGCTGCTCCACTTGTACTCTAGGAAGTTATATCTAACAGAAGACGGTGGTATTATAAGAACATAACGATCAATCGGAATGAACCAGTTCCGGGCTCGCGTCTAGTAAAAAGACAAAGGTAAAAGTAAGATGGATATGAGACGGGTTAGGTCGAGAGTGTGTGAGGAAGTGCTGTGCTTGTATGTGCTATTATTGGGGGGGGCGAGGGTTTTATTTGGTGGCTCGTCAAAAGTCCGTGCAAAAAGTCGAGGCTGCGGCTAATTCACTCTCGTGACTGGTCACCAAGATTCAGCCAACTCATATCCGACGACATTGAGGCAATTGCAAGCTGAGGTTGGCTGCTCACACCTGTAGGGGGGTTCTACGGACCCGGGACGCTTGGAAACAGTGGCGCTCCGAAGTAGGAGTTTGGGTTGCAGGCAATTTTGGGAGCACGATCAGGACTCCAGGGCTTCAAGCTAAGGTTAGGGTCCCAGGCTTCATTGACGCTCTCCGGGATGCCACTGGAGTAACCCGACGATGACGTCCTCGAGGGAATGCGTTCAAGCTTGTCGGCTACTCCATCCTTGAATGGAACCTTGCTGCACTCGGCCACAACACAGCTGCCGGAATTAACCCGATTTATCTCGGGGCAGAAGTCAAAGATCAGCGATGGTAGAGCTGACGAGTCCTGCGTGGCCCTCGCGATACGATGGTGCATGGCCTCAGAGTAGCGGGAGCTCTGTTCGGACCCAGCGGTTGTCCTCTTGGATCCACCGAAGCTGAGGATCTGCAATGCGCTGCCGCCGGACCAGTATCGGCTCCAGCCAGAGCTTCTCCGCATGCCGTCCTGGGCTTCCATGGGCCCTGCACGGGGTCGGTACTCTGCGACGGTTACGTCGAAGCCAACGCCCCTGGTGTCGTAGCCCTGCAGTGCAGGATACGGCATCACCTGCAGAATCGGCTTGCTAATGGTAGCCTTGATCTGCTCGTGCAAAGAGCTGCCGGAGCTTCGAGTCGTATCGTTGGTAGGCTTCCGGGTTAGACTGGTCTTTTGCTTCCCGGTGCGATCTATCAAAATAGCCATGGATGAGTAGGATTCCTGAGACAGCGTGGCGTTGTGGCTACGGGTTTGACCGCGCGAGAGTAGCTGGCGTGAGCCATTGCTAAAGTACCTGGTGCTGCTAGCCTCCATACCGTTTCTCCTGGCCTTGCGTCGCCgcgccaagaacaacagcagcaagcCAAGCAAGGCCAAGAATCCGAGGATCGATCCAAGTATGAAACCAAGGATGACGTTGGAGCTGATACCGGAATCGTCGTCACTGTTGCCAGCGGCCGCACCTGCCGTGGCCGAGACGCTGGCCTCGGATATTGTCAGAGAAGCGGTTGAGCTGCCTGTCGACAGGATAGTCGAGGTCGCAGAGGTCGATGAGATCTCCGAGTTTGAGGTTGACGACCTCGTCTGGATATAAATTGACTTGGTAGACTTGGCCAAGCTAGCTGTTTCGGTAGTTGAGAAAGTCGAAGAGGTCAACGTGCTGTCCGACAGAACCTTTTGGTTCTCAGCATCGAGTACCTGGGTGGCATCGACCCACGAGTTCTCGGTAGCATCGAATATGGCAAGAGGGTCTTCGGAATTCCCACCAGAGAAGAGAACCTTGCCGTCTGCGCCTTGGGCAATGGCAAAATTCTGCCGCGTAGCGGTTGGTGCAAGCGTCGAGTTGTGCTCTGGCCAATCGTCTAGGGACAACTCGCGCTTTTTATTTGCAATGGCGGCCGAGTTGGAAAGGGGCACGCCAGAAGCGTCCTGGAGAACGAATCGGCGGACCTGGTTGGGGGATTGTGAGAGATCAAAAGTGTAGAGGCTCTTGGAGCCATCATCCCCTGGCATCACAATAGCCTGAAAGGAACTTGAGTCCTTCGGTAGGGGTTCTGCCAAGGTGGCTCCCAATTCCCTCCAGCCCGTAGTCGGGTTGAACAAGGCAATGGCGATATTTCTAGTGTTGCCGCCGACCAAGCAAGCATCGACATCAGACCAGTTGAGAAGAATAGGCTTGACGCCGGGGCTAGAACCAGGGCCATAGGAGTTAACACTATAGGGCCCGGATGCCTGGATGGTGAAGGTTTCACCGGACGAGGCCGCGACTCCGTCTCGGCTACCTGCGTAGATAAGGATGGTATCGCTGGCCTTGATGTACGTCGAGCCATGCCACAGGCGATCCTTCGTGATCAACTCGGAGGGGGTGATGGTAGTCCACTTGCCGGTCGAGTAGGTGTACTTTTGCAGCCCAGTATAGCCATCCGAGCCGCTGGTTCCACCGACGACAAAGAGGCCAGCTTGTGCGGTATCATCGGGGGTCGCCCCAACACAGACGGCCCCCGAAACCTTCTCTCCCATCTCTAGCTTCTTCCATTTTGCACCTTCCTCTAAAGGCAGGGACAAGAAGGCCTCAGGCGTGAAGGAGTAAAGGGTGTTCTCGTAGATGACGGAGCACGAGTCGTCCAGCGACGTTGGCGGCTTGGGCAAACTCATCGCAGCAGAAGTTCTCAGAGAAATCATGAAAGATCTCAAAAACTACATCAGTAGACTGACGAGGgcatggcgatgatggctaGCAGTCAGGTGGAGTTCGCGTTGCGGATGATGTTGCGTCGTACGATCACGGTCCAGTAGTGCTGATGTCGTCAGGATCGAGGATCAAAAATGGCAAGGGGGTACCATGGCGTGTTGAATGAAGGAGAAGCGAGACCGAAGAGGGCGCGTTCTGGGCAGATGCAAACAAGGGGTAGGCAACACAGCGGCAAGCAAGCAATCCAGCTAGGTGAGTATGGTGAGAACTAGACGGCTGACCGACAGGCAGCTGGCAGAAAGCTGGCGTCAAAGGAAGGATGTTCGAAGGAGGCGTTGAACTACTTGTGTATAGCTGTACCGATGTAGGCTTCCTTGCACGTGAACACGCGTCCTCCTCCTTTCGAATCTTTGGTATCATCGGGGAGGGAAGCCATCCATGTAAGTTGGCACCACCTCAACCACAGATTAACTTGAATCGGCCGTACGATAGGACCTGCACCTGGTTGCTCTTGGCGAAGGAGGACCTGCGAGGAGCTAATTACTGAATCATTCCTCAGAATGTCTGCCATGGGTGACCCGCTGAGCCCAACACAACcccaaaaaggaaaaaaaaaaaaaaaaaaaaaaaaaaggaggcGGCAGTCTCACCATTTGGAGGGGTGAGGTCGTGGGGGGATCGGCATTAAAGGCACAGGGGGATGGACGCTTGGGTCCTCGGCACATCCAGGTTCCAGACAAGAGTTGGCCCAAGCGCTCAGGCGACAGGGCGCTAGCGGAGCCGTTTCTTGACTCATTTAGCCAACGCCACCAACCTGGATAACGAGACTGTGTGTGTCCAGACATCAGCTACTGCAGGTCGTTGCAAAATTAATTCCGACAGGTTCATGGTTTCGGAGATGAGTGTCATCGTTCGTATTGCGTGGAATGAACCCAGTGTGGAAGGTCATTCCTCTCCCAAACCCATGCCCCATGGTCTATCAGAACACGAATTAGTTGTATGTTCACCTTGCTAGGCCGCTCTCTCTCTAATGCGAAACTATGGAATTGTCCGGTCGGTTTCAGCTGCAGAGAGCCCTAGTCAAGCTAATTAAGAGGCATAGTCCAAGATGACGGAACGCGCACACGGCGATAACAAAGACCATCTGGACGGCTATGTCATAGGCTAATAGGCAACATGGAGCATGGGCTGCGGGTCGTTATCCAGAACAACGTGCTAAGCTGCCGGAACCCTTGACCCGAAGGGCCCCTCATCCGCCCGAGATGCGACATATCAGCTCATGTTCCATTGAAGCTTGAATTCTCAGCCTCTCCAATTCTCCATCATAGCAACAATGGGTGGTTTCAGGTGCTGCAGCTATCCCGCTGACATGTGTCTCTGCGGGATGCGATATCAAAGGATGAGCCGCCTGGCGAATCGAGAGTCATGCTGGGCTTGGATTCATCATAAAAGGGGAAACTGCCTAGAGGGAGCTATGCCAAATCAAGGCGGGGAGTGACGTAGCCTATCTGAACAGATAAGGAGACGAGACTCCGTTGCTAAACCTTTGATGGCTATCCTCGCAAGGTAATTCTTTCCAGAAGGTACCCTGCTGAGGCCTTAAGAGTGGTCTGATTTTGCTACTTAGTGTCTAGGTCGAGTCCTGtttcatcctcttcatcccgcAAACCAACGGTAGAACCCCACTAAGCTAATGGCAAACTCACTTGGGGACCCAACCATCACTTGTCAATGACCGCTCCGTCCATTGCTTCCAGTGGATCGATGTCGCCACCCCACCCTCATCAAAGCCCCCCTCAGGCACCGGTCCTGCAGATACCCAGGGCCAGTAGGCTTGGCTCCGAGGTGCCGCGCCTTTGACGGAACAGACGGAACATACCGGGCGTTCCCTGTTATCAGAATCGTCATCTCAGCAACACTCACAAAGTTGTTGGTCGTCCTCAAGGTCTAGCCAGTCAGAGGTGACGCATTGGCAGGTCACCATAGGCTCCATTGTCAGTCCTGTTCCTTGCCTGGGTGGACCTCGAGAATGAGAAACCAAGCGGACTAATGTCTTATTTCTCTGAACCCGTGACATTTTCAAGCACAGAAACACAATACAACACACATGCTATCAGACCCACCCATCCGTCCTCCCCCACAAATCATATGGATACTTGCTTAGATCCGCCACGCCCGTGAACCCGTCTGCCTTATCCTCGCTTGGGTCTGTGTCATTATCGCCAATACTTCGTAGTAGCATACTCTGTTTAACTCGCATGCCCTCAGTCCCGCATTACCTGGTCCCGCTATTTGCAAGAATGTGGCCGAGGGAGTCCTTGATACACCGTCCCTGTTCTTCGAGGCTCTTTCTCATGGTCTCTATTCTTTGTTCGATACCAATGTATTTCTCGAGTAACTTGATTTGGTTGTCATAGATCCATTTGAGCATGGTCTCAATCTTGATGAGGCGGGTGATTGCATCCTGTCTTTGCCTTGTCAATATATGGCCACGGACAAGGAATTCTAAACTCACTCGTCGCCTGGTTGACCCCGCAACGgctgtccttgtccttggttGGAGTCTAAGGTCGTGGGTAGGGTGCTACCGATTCCTCTAGCATTTGTTGTACTGTCGAAGTTAAGCAACCCGAGCCATGAGTCCGCAAGCACACTGTTGAATTGCCTCGCCATGATGTAGTAGGACGCTGGGAGAAGACGCCTTTGGTCTGCGGGAGAACAAGGAGATTGTGATTACTGAGCGGGTTCAAGGAGCTTTTTTAATACCTGGGTGTAACGAAAGGGTGGGTGTATCTTCCTGAAACCTGGTTTGTATTACCCATGGTATGGTCGTTATACGTATGAAAGTGATATTCCCTAGCGTCTGCGCAATGCTGATACTGTGTCTCTACTAAATATACTGGTTTTGGTGCTCTTTTACTGACGGAAGACTATCATATTCCTTCCACAGTATTGTAAACTTTATGTGCAGTTGATCTTGTACCCTTTTGCGCTTCTGTTCTTTGGCTTTTGCCCTGACCTTACTCGAGTTTGGCAATTCCATCTCTGACCAAAACGAGAGTTCTGCCTCTGTATCGATGACGAAGTCACCAAGCATACTGAAGCTGAGTCGAATATCCAAAATAGCGCCATAGAAATGTAAGATTCTGTCATAACAACTGTTTTCGGCAATCCGACAGCGAGCCCTCTTCCATCCTGACGGCAGTCTTATAATTCCATTTATTCCCAGATGCGTATGACGCAATGCCGGCATACcccatttcttcaacatcttcatctcttcctcatcaacttgATTGGCGGCATGTAGGTGCGACTCACCCTACCGCAGTATCTTCCTTGATAAAAAAGCCACTTGCGTTGGATGAAGCCTTGCACATCCTCGGCTAAAATGAACATCTTTGCGGCTACCGACATCTTTGAGCCCAAGACCTTCACACATTCTCATCGTCTATTAACCCTTTGAGAATTTAGACTGCGGCGAAGCGAGAGCCTGCTCATGGCCGACATGTGGGAGCCTTCGTCAATTGAGCGCAGTACTGCCGCTGTCCTTACCTGGTTGCAAGAGGATATCCTTCTCCATGACCCTGATCGTGTGTATATAGTCACCCAAAGTGGGTTTAATCGTACCCAACCGCGTAATCTCCGACGCAATTAATTCCCGCTTTGGCTTATCTGTTGTCAAGTCAAGAATTAGTTGCCAAACCGCCACTAGGGTTGGTTGCCATCGACTTGGGTCCCTAGAATCCATGGCTCCTCGTAATCCTATGCATTTTCAATAGAGCGAGCACGTCTGATCCGTACTCATCGATCCAGTACGGCAAGGCCTGAGCCGTCTCGAGAGAAAAGGAGGAGCCCTTCCAGTTCTCTATTTGCAACTATCGGCCCGGCGGTAGCAAAGACCTCATCAACGTGTATCCTTGgtataaaatactaatatattgGGAGTAACAATTCAAACAAAACCATCTCTACCTTAGAGCTGGTACCTAGGCGCATGCTCTTGTAGATATAACAGCGATTCTATTTATTCGATAAGGGCTTTTCATATTAACTGAGTAAATAAACTTTGATTACAATAGGCGCTGCTAGCCAGAATGTTAGGTATGCAGACCAGCCCAGCCACGCATCAAACTTCATCTCCGAAATGCATGAAAGCGGCTTTGGCTTCGATGCTCAGCTTAACGGCAATCTAAGCTACAACTCAGCCGCACTGCCAATTGCTTAAACCTCCCACTCGCCCTAGTAGTATCTACAGATTCCCTCCCTTACCATACAAGTTTATCTCAATTTGTTAAACCGCAAGCTAGACTCCCTCCAAACCTGTCTCCCCCATCTAGAACAGTATCGCCTGCCATGGCTGAGGCGGTCGGACTTGCCGTGCTTTTTCCTGTCTCCTCATCTCGTCGTTTTGTTCGAATCATATCTTGATACTGGTTCGCCTAGCCCGATCGCGGCACTCCCGGCCAGCGGGACTTCTGCCTCGTGAGGCCCCCCTCAGCGTCAACGACAGCCTGGCGCCACCTGCCATGGGCCGCCGCAGAGCCGCAACCTTGACCCAGTCCGGTCTATGCTGCAACAAGTGTATTAAAGACATAATGTAGATATGGGTTGATGACGTTGAAAGGTATGAGTTGTCTGTGAGGGGGCAGAATAATGCAACCTAGTCACATAGTATCCACATCCCAGCCACCAGTAGACCGGACTTCTTTGCCATCCAGCTTCAATACACCAGGGCTACTGATTTATATATATCCCACTATCTTAGCGCAGCGCTTGCAGTAGTAGAGATTATAGGCGATGCGAACCATGCCCATGGCACCGATGTCGTCGGTGGAGGTGGCCTCGACGGAGCAGGCGCATCGCATGCAGCGAAGCACCTCGACGGAGGCTACGGGGAGTTGGATGGAGTCCATGCCGAGTCCGTAGGCAACGGCAGAGGCGGACTCAGCTGCGATGTCAGAATTGGAGCAGGCGGaatttgaagaagaagaatagcaGTAGTGCTGATTAAATGGTCGGCTGGAGGGGAGCATGGCGAATATAGCTATCTTCTACATTAGGGAATGGGGGATGCGTTGGCTGACTCGGATATGAGTGACTAGGGCTGTTCTGTTTGGTGTTAAAGCCGGGTCATCTGGGGGTCATCAGATTGATCGTCCCCCCTGCCCCAAGCTGGTGGCACCGACCGGACAGGGTGAGCTGTGGGGTTTTCCAGGGACCTGATTGACAACCATGACAAAGGGTCTTGTTTGATCTTCGTCTCGTCTACTGTCTCGGTTGCCAGCTTGATCCATCCTTGATTTTACTACCGGTACCTCCCGCTACCGTTTAAACTAATGCACCCTAACGTCTAGTGATACAGATGGACAACCCACTCATCTCCACCTCACATACTCATACACTCGCACACCACTGCTATCGGCTGATGATAATTAATTCTCCCTTCTCGTCTCTACGGCTCTGACTTTCCTTTCCCCCTGCCTGAGTTTATAGGCTGAAAAGTCTACCGTGTCAAGCGACGGGTCGAGAGCAAGCGCATGCAAAGCGCACAAACAACAAACATGCCCAGCACCATGCTCGTTAGGAAGAGCGTCTCGAGAGCTAAGGGGAGTGGTCCCGGCATTTAGTGTGGTCTCGTCCATAGCGACCCCAGAAAGGGGCTCTCCGAGGAAATCTTTGTTTTGTACTATGGCGGCTAAATGCGTGCCGATCTGCGAGTCTGAGACTCTGTGCTGCATGTGTCTACCACCAAGGGTCTCCGTGACAGGTACCCCTTCGGTGGTGTCAACGACGCCGCCCTCGCCAAGGCTGAGGGTGTCACTGCCCCCACTACCCGACCTGCCCCAAGCGGCAGTTTGCCGCACTTCATGCTACCATCACCGAGGACCTCAAATGATTCGGACAAGGTATTCTTACGTACCCTTTCGATCTAGGCCGCCTTGGTTACCTTCTCATCTGAGCCGTATCCTGAGGTTCTGGCTTATCAGTCTCTGGATATCTAAATAGTCAGATTCCCAAGGAGGAGTTGCGTAATGTATGTGCAGTTGCCAAGTGGTTCTTCAGGCAGGGAGTGGAGTtcggcaagatcatcatgaaCGGCCAACTTGGCATGGTGGCAGGCACGATTGGGCGAGTTCTGGACCTCGTTGTAGAAGTCAGAGTAGTTCAGAACAACGCCTAGACGCAAAGGGTGGTTAGCGGCGAGCTCGATCTGAGTAATATTACCACCCAGGACCACCTAGTGGGCACCCCCACCTAATGGACCACCAAAATTTCAATCTTTCCATACAAATTCCGAATTTTCAAGTGCATCGCATTTAGCCAAGAACGAAGATACTCACAAACCCATCCGAATTTTCACGTAATTTTCTTGTCGGAACTCCTTTCGCAATGGTTCGCCGTGTTTATACTGAAGATGACGTAGCTGATGCTTTACTCGATATTACTGATAGAGGCCTGTCACAGATGGGGGCGGCCCAGAAACGTGGAGTACCTCGGTTGACCCTTTCTGGGAGACTTTCCAGTCAAGCGAGCAGGAATGAACGGATCCAGGCCCACCAGCGTATTTCAAAGAGCCAAGAGGAGACCCTCCTTCGTTGGGTGCTGCGACAAGAGTCTCTGGGCTATGCTCTCTCGCACAGCCAGCTCCGCGCCTGTGTCGAGGCCATCCTCAAACAACAAAGCGATAACAAGCCTCTGGGTAAGCACTGGACTACGGGATTCGTCAAACGTCACCTAGAACTATCTACCAAGCTTGGAAAACGTCAGGAAGCCGCCAGATTTGATGGATTTACTCCGAAGGcggtcaattggtacttcgATATCCGGGAGAACGAGTAcagctggatcaagcctgagaaaACGGTTAACGTGGACGAGGGCGGCATAATGGTGGGTTTCGGTAAGTCTTCTACAAGTACTCTATGGGTTTTTATAAGGCATAGCCAATTGATTGTCCATGAGGCCTAGACAGCCTCGTAATCGGGAGCTCTgacccgaagaagaaggcgctATTAAAAGGCGTTCAGTCGCGCACGTAGACCTCGTTTATTGAGGCTGTTACTGCAACTGGCCGCTCTTTAAAACCGggaattatctttaaagggAAAGAGCTGCAGAAACAGTGGTTTCTGAACGAATTCGAATTGATAGCGGACTGGCACTACATCACATCCCCGAACGGCTGGACCGACAACCATATAGCTCTCGAGTGGTTGAAAGACGTCTATCTACCTCACACAGAGCCTCGTGATGCATCAGATGCGAGACTCATTATCCTTGACGGTCACGGAAGCCCTGCGCAGCTGAATGTTTCGGGGTTTTCACCGCAAAGTCTCCCGCTATAAGATCGCTGACGAGCATTcaggatgagtggatggctaCGTGCTTTCTGAACAACGTCTACTGCTGTTACCTACCAGCACATTGTTCCCATGGTTTACAACCGTTAGACAATGGAATTTTTAAAGTCATCAAAGGTGCGTATCGGAAAGAACTCCAAAAGCTGGCTAGTTTGACCGATTCTGCGCTGGTCGACAAAGTCAACTTTATTCGGGCATACGCGAAAACCAGAGAGGCGGGCATGAGGAAGCAGATTATCTTATCCGGCTGGATATTTACTGGAAATTGGCCAATAAATCGTCATAAGGCTCTAACACATCCTGAAATTCAACCGGCCAAAGAAAAAGTGGTGGAACGGTTCAAGACGCCGAGCCCTCCTCAGTTGCACTCAGATGATACGCCGAAAACGAGCCGCCAGGTGAGGGATTTGGCCAAACACCGCAGTCGCCCGACTAGGCAGAAGTACAGTAAGATCACAAAGGGGTTGGAAGCTTTAGAAATGAAGGTGGCCGTTCAGAATGCGCGGATTACtggcctcgaggagcagATGGCCCAGGTGCAgcgagggaagaaaagaaacgcGGTACCAAACCCGAACCGACGATTCATGGCTGTGGCGGAGGCTCTAACGGCTGGagaagttcttcttggctcAAAGGAGGTAGAAAGAGAGGTGGGTGTCAGGTCAGAGGACGAAAGTGATGACTTTATGGTCGTAACAAAGCACTGCCAGCGCACACGCAGCAGTCGGGAGGTTAAAAAAACCACGCAGAGAGTAAAATTTGATCAATTTTATAGAGTTTTTCTCCAAAGCTTCGCTTTTTAATTGATGACCTGGTGTTTTGTGCACGCATGAAAATTTGGATTTTATGTGGGCGGAGCGAAATTTTGGTTATCCAttaggtggtcctggatggtaACCACAAACCATGTAGCCTTTGAATACTACTTATGCGGGTCACTATTAGATGTGAAACAATTAAAGCGAAGAGTTAGTTAATATCTAGGAGGGTATTgtatattatcttattacACACCACCTCTCCGTATCTGATAAAAACTAATGCCTCTGACCTTAACCCATGCTCATTCTGCCTGAACGGGGCCCTTTGCGATGCGTAATCACAGTATGCAAAGACGAGCCGGAAACTAACTTATATACCGTAAGTGCTATAGCCAGCTCGTGTCTTGTCCCAATTCGTTTACGTCGCCTCCTCGGGACAAGTGGCACTCTTCGGGAATACCTCATTGACCTTGGCGTGCAAGATAAGATAGTACGATGAGCAGGTACCATCAACTTGGATGGAGGTGCTGTATGTGGCATCCGAGCTTCCTGTTAGAGTGCCCGAAGGGAATACATACGTGTAATCACCGGGTGCGCACTTCGTCGGCGCCGAGCACGAAGCATACACATGTACCTCGGCGAGATCAAAGTGTCCGTtggtatcatcatcatacaGGTTGTATTGGACGTTTACCTGAGATCCGGACAGGCTGGCTGACCAGCTTCCTGCCTTGGTGCCCTTAGAGATGTCGTTTTGGCCGGCGCCGACAATCAATGAACCACTGATGCCTGCAGTCAACGTAGCCTTGCTGGGAGTAAAGTACGAGCCCCAACGGTTGCAGCCACTACCACCCAAAGCAGGACCGACGGGGTCTCCATTCAGGTTCTTGGATCCGTCGCCATAGCCAAAGGCAGTGCCAATGGAACAGGACTTGGTCTCCGGGGGAGGTGGCGGGAGGGCGGAACAGCAGCACTTGCGCAGGCAAATCTCAGGGCACTCGAGGTCCAGTGTAAAGTACATGAACCAGTTGCCAGAGCCAATGGCAGTGCCTTGGTTAAAACAGGTTGCACCAGAGGCACAGCGTTTGCTGGAAACGCTGATGCCAACAGCAACGTAGACGGCCGTGTCACACAGCGAGGACACAGATGGGTTCTCAAATGTGGCGATAATGGCATCAAAAGGAACCCAACACTCGGTAGGGCTGAGTGTGCAGTAACTGTTGAAGGGCCATTTGCCAAGCTTAGTGTTCAGCGTGATGGGGTCGTCGTCGACTTGGAGATGTATGTCTGAAATAGTAGCCGCGGCAACAGTGGTGATCGCTATGTGCAGACACTTCTCCCCAGAGTATGGCCCCGATGCAGGACAGTCCTCGATCGTGTAAGCGACGCCGTCTGTGACATCCAGCTGATCGTCACCAAACTTGGAGCCGCATTGAAGGTTCGTTTTGCTGGTAGAAGGTGAGACCTGCACTGGTCCAGGGCCCTTCTCCACGCAGCAAGGAGGTGTATCACCGGAGCAGGAATTGGCCGTGCGAGGGAAGAGATGCTCGGGGAAGGTGAAGTCTCGGGACTGGAATCTCTTGACCGGAGTGGTTGGGCAGTTGCATGTGGTGATCTCAGAAGTGGAGCATGCGTCGAAGGTATCTGCGAGGCCTAGGCTCGGGAGGAGGAGCCCTACCAAGGCAAAAGGTTTGTACAACATAATGCAGGGAGTAACTAGAGACAGCGATAGTAATCCAAATATGAAAGACAGTAGAGTTCAAGTACAGAGGCAGTAGAAAAACTTGTAACCCTTCCGCCATAGAAGCAGGTTTATATCAACCTGGTAGGCTGGTTGGGACCTTGGCCGCAGTTTGATACAAAAAAGCCACATCCCCGCCACTATGATCTCACCGCCATCCAATTCACTATTGAAATACCAGCAATTAACtctatatttaatataatctgTTAAATTAGTAGCAGCCACCTCTTGCTAGGCAGTCATGCGCTATTTCCATTCGCGATACAACGATAAAGAACAAGTGTTCGACAAATAGGACAGTCCAAATGTCTCAGCATTAGCATGGTTGCGCTCGTTTCTATTGGCCGAGAGAATAGGTCATTTCACATTTTGCGCCACGGGCTGGAGTCTAAATTGCGCTGGTCAGATGATATTCGTTCGGCATCAAAAGGGATTCATTCAATACAAATGCCACACCGGTGAATAGCTAAGCTACGGGTAACTTAGTGACCACCACACACTGAATACGAAGCTTGATTAGGTTAGATAATCAATAGCTTGGGCTTGCCACACGACTGGACCTGACTTAGTGCTTCCACAGCGGAAATGCCAAGGAGAAACGTTGGGGGACGTTGAATTAATTATTCAGCCCCCGAAGGCCCCGCCTTGATCTCTTCGACTCCAATGCAACTAGCCAATCAGGGGCCGCGCATGACGTGCAACCCCCTGAACAGGTTTTAAAGGGGTAAAGAAGGGAAGCCCCTCATAACCACCAAACCAGTCCGGAAGGGGCCGGCACAAAAAAGCTGCTTGTGAAGCAACTACGCAGGCGGCTCAAAAACGAGAAGCAACG is part of the Fusarium oxysporum Fo47 chromosome VII, complete sequence genome and harbors:
- a CDS encoding 14-3-3 protein, with protein sequence NITQIELAANHPLRLGVVLNYSDFYNEVQNSPNRACHHAKLAVHDDLAELHSLPEEPLGNCTYITQLLLGNLTI